From Triticum urartu cultivar G1812 unplaced genomic scaffold, Tu2.1 TuUngrouped_contig_5340, whole genome shotgun sequence, the proteins below share one genomic window:
- the LOC125529101 gene encoding THO complex subunit 3-like, whose protein sequence is MEGREDDKKGGAAAPGSSAPGTRFKNLVSREYYSHKKKVHSVAWNCIGTKLASGSIDHTARVWSIDPHGHSKVKDIELKGHSDSVDQLCWDPKHPDTVATAAADKSIRLWDARSK, encoded by the exons ATGGAGGGGAGAGAAGACGACAAGAAAggcggcgccgccgcccccggcAGCTCAGCGCCGGGGACGAGATTCAAGAACCTGGTCTCCAGGGAATACTACAGCCACAAGAAGAAG GTGCACTCTGTAGCATGGAACTGCATAGGCACAAAGCTTGCTTCAGGCTCTATAGATCATACTGCCCGTGTCTGGAGCATTGATCCCCATGGCCAT TCCAAGGTTAAAGACATTGAACTGAAAGGCCACTCAGATAGTGTAGATCAGTTATGCTgggatccaaagcatcctgacacaGTTGCCACTGCAGCTGCTGACAA